Proteins co-encoded in one Arachis hypogaea cultivar Tifrunner chromosome 11, arahy.Tifrunner.gnm2.J5K5, whole genome shotgun sequence genomic window:
- the LOC112721568 gene encoding uncharacterized protein: MAPCEALYGQKCQSLLCWYETGEVSVLGPDLVTETTEKIKKIRERILTAQSRHKSYADQRRKLLEFEVGEHEFLKVTPTTRIGREIKTKKFNPRSDAAHVLEPESVELRENLTFQVTPVRIDDTSVKKLRGNEVSLVKVAWKRSGVEGHTWELESEMRKDYPKLFWGNH; this comes from the exons ATGGCTCCgtgtgaggccttgtatgggcAGAAGTGCCAATCTCTACTTTGTTGGTATGAGACTGGTGAAGTAAGTGTTTTAGGTCCTGATTTGGTAACAGAGACTACTGAGAAGATTAAGAAGATTCGGGAGAGGATTCTAACGGCACAGAGTCGACATAAAAGTTATGCGGATCAAAGAAGGAAACTGTTGGAGTTTGAAGTGGGAGAACATGAATTCCTGAAGGTTACACCGACAACTAGGATTGGAAGAGAAATCAAAACAAAGAAGTTCAATCCGAG GTCGGATGCAGCTCATGTGTTAGAGCCCGAGTCGGTCGAGTTGAGGGAGAACTTGACGTTTCAAGTAACACCGGTGCGAAttgatgacactagtgtgaagaaaCTGCGAGGAAATGAAGTTTCATTGGTTAAAGTTGCTTGGAAAAGGTCTGGAGTAGAAGGGCATACTTGGGAGTTGGAGTCTGAGATGCGGAAGGATTATCCCAAGCTATTCTGGGGTAATCactaa